GGATGAAACCCGGAGCGGAGAAGGTCTATGTAGGCAAGCTTCCGGATCGGCATACGATGAAACAGGAGCAGATCAATCAGCTGCTGGTTGATTATGCTTTGGAAGGCAAGACAGTTGTCCGTTTAAAGGGCGGCGATCCAACGATCTTCGGAAGAGTGGGTGAAGAAGCGGAGCTGTTATACCGTAATGGCATCATGTACGAAATTGTGCCGGGGATCACCTCGGCGATCAGTGTTCCGGCTTATGCCGGGATTCCCGTGACGCATCGTGACCATGCTTCGTCATTATCGATAATTACCGGCCACGAAAGTCCCGAAAAGCTGGACCGAATGATTCAATGGGACAAGGTTACCAATGCAACGGGAACTTTGATTTTTATGATGGGTGTGGCGAAAATCGGTTATATCAGTCGTCAGCTGATCAAGCACGGCCGACCGCCGGAAACCCCGGTGGCACTTATTAGATGGGGAACCCGGGCAGAGCAGGATACGCTGACGGGGACACTGGCGGACATCGAGGACAGAGTCAAGGCAGCGGATTTTCAGCCGCCTGCGGTTATCGTTGTTGGACAGGTGGTGCTTCAGCGGGAGCACCTGAAGTGGGCGGAACGGCTGCCCCTCTTCGGCAAAAGAATACTGGTCACAAGGACGCGAAGCCAGGCCAGTGCTTTGGTATCCCAAATCGAAGAGCTGGGCGGAGAGCCTTATGAGTTTCCCGTCATCGAAACCGTCATGCCTTCGAAGAGCGAGAGGCTTGCCGGAATTCAACAAGCACTGGACAAGCTGAGTACGTATGACTGGGTATTTTTCACCAGCGTGAACGGAGTCGAATTCTTTTTCCGCCACCTGAAGGAGAACGGTCGCGATATTCGCGCCTTAGCCTCTGCGCGCATCGTCGCGGTTGGCCCCGCAACAGCCCATGCTCTTGGAAAATACGGTGTAGTGGCTGAAGTTATCAAAGAACGTTACCAGGCGGAAGGCCTTATCGATGCTTACGGTTCAGAGCTCCAGCCCGGTCAGCGCGTGCTGCTGCCACGCGGCGATCTGGCACGCAAGTGGCTGCCGGAGAAGCTGACGGAAATGGGACTGAACGTGACGGAAGCCGTGATCTATGAGAATGTGTTGTGCGGCGAGGACGATGATGAGCTGCTGAAGCTGCTTGAAGATGGAGGCATTCACGCCGTTACGTTCACCAGTTCATCTACGGTTACCAATCTGCTGAAGGTGCTGAAGGGGATGGGCGTGGAAGATCCAGTCGAACTGTTGAAAGGTTCGACGATTGCTTGCATCGGACCATTAACCGCGCAGACGGCTGAAGAAGCCGGACTGCACGTATCCCTCCTCGCCGAGGAAGCGACGGTCGACAGTCTGGTTAAGGCCTTATGCATTTGGAACGAGAACGATCCACGCCGTGTTGCGCCATAATATCCATAATCTCTTATATACATGAACGAAATTACATCATTTGGAGGTATACGTCATGAGTTTTCCAATCGTACGCCATCGTCGGCTGCGTCAAAATGCCGGCATTCGCAGCATGGTCCGCGAGACCGTGCTTCATACGGAGGATCTGGTTCAGCCGATCTTCGTGACCTATGGCAATGGTGTGAAATCCGAGATTTCCTCCATGCCAGGCGTCTATCATTTTTCGCTTGACACCTTGAAAGAGGAAGTAGACGAAATCGTAAGTCTAGGCATTCCTGCTGTGCTCCTGTTCGGAATCCCCGAGACGAAAGACAGCGTGGGCACATCCGGTTTCGCGGATGACGGGATTGTCCAAGAGGCTACCCGTCTCATCAAGTCGTGGCATCCCGATCTTCTGGTGATTGCTGATACGTGCCTATGCGAATTTACCGACCACGGCCACTGCGGTATGGTGCATACCTTTGAGCGTGACGGCCACACCTGCGGCGATGTATTAAACGACGAGTCGCTGGAGCTGCTCGTTCGTACAGCGGTTTCCCAGGCCAAAGCTGGAGCCGATATTATTGCACCTTCCAATATGATGGATGGTTTTGTCCAAGCCATTCGTTCCGGTCTTGACGAAGCCGGATTTTATAACGTGCCGATCATGTCTTACTCCGTTAAGTACGCTTCGGCCTTTTACGGACCCTTCCGTGAGGCTGCCGATTCCGCTCCGCAATTCGGCGACCGCAAAACTTATCAGATGGATCCGGCCAATGTGAGAGAGGCGCTTCGCGAGGCGGAGACGGACGTGCTGGAAGGCGCCGATATGCTGATGGTGAAACCGGCTATGGCCTACCTTGATGTTGTCAGATTGCTGAGAGACCAGTTTGATCTGCCAATTGTTGCATACAACGTGAGTGGTGAGTATTCCATGATTAAAGCGGCTGCTCAGCAGGGATGGATCAGTGAGCAGGCGATTGTGATGGAGCTGCTGACCGGGATGAAGCGTGCCGGTGCGGACATTATCATTACGTATTTCTCGAAGGACGCAGCACGCTGGATGCGCAGCTAGTAACCATTAACGATGAAAGAGTTAGGAGTGCATACGATGAGCCAAGATTTGCGAAAAGAAGATTTGTCGCGTTCTGCTTTTGAAGAAGCGAAGTTATATATTCCCGGCGGTGTCAACAGTCCGGTACGTGCGTTTAAGTCTGTTGGACTAACCCCGATTTATATCGATCGCGGAGAAGGCAGCCGGGTATATGATATCGATGGCAACAGCTTTATCGATTATGTCGGTTCCTGGGGGCCGCTGATTATGGGTCACGCGCATCCTGAGGTTGTTGAAGCGCTTCAGGAGACAGCTGCCAAGGGGACCAGCTTCGGTGCTCCAACCCTATTGGAAACGAAGATGGCGAAGCTCGTCTGTGAACGTGTGCCGTCGATCGAGGTGGTGCGGATGGTGAATTCCGGTACGGAAGCAACCATGAGCGCCATTCGTCTAGCGCGCGGATATACAGGACGCAGCAAAATCATTAAATTCGAGGGCTCCTATCATGGCCACGCCGACAGCCTTCTGATCAAAGCGGGATCGGGCATCGCAACGCTTGGACTTCCTGATAGTCCGGGTGTGCCAGAAAGCGTTGCTTCCAACACCATTGCGGTTCCTTATAACGATCTGGAATCGGTACAGCTTGCCTTC
This Paenibacillus sp. JZ16 DNA region includes the following protein-coding sequences:
- the cobA gene encoding uroporphyrinogen-III C-methyltransferase, coding for MAGKVYLVGAGPGDARLITIKGKECIEKADVVVYDRLASPRLLRWMKPGAEKVYVGKLPDRHTMKQEQINQLLVDYALEGKTVVRLKGGDPTIFGRVGEEAELLYRNGIMYEIVPGITSAISVPAYAGIPVTHRDHASSLSIITGHESPEKLDRMIQWDKVTNATGTLIFMMGVAKIGYISRQLIKHGRPPETPVALIRWGTRAEQDTLTGTLADIEDRVKAADFQPPAVIVVGQVVLQREHLKWAERLPLFGKRILVTRTRSQASALVSQIEELGGEPYEFPVIETVMPSKSERLAGIQQALDKLSTYDWVFFTSVNGVEFFFRHLKENGRDIRALASARIVAVGPATAHALGKYGVVAEVIKERYQAEGLIDAYGSELQPGQRVLLPRGDLARKWLPEKLTEMGLNVTEAVIYENVLCGEDDDELLKLLEDGGIHAVTFTSSSTVTNLLKVLKGMGVEDPVELLKGSTIACIGPLTAQTAEEAGLHVSLLAEEATVDSLVKALCIWNENDPRRVAP
- the hemB gene encoding porphobilinogen synthase, yielding MSFPIVRHRRLRQNAGIRSMVRETVLHTEDLVQPIFVTYGNGVKSEISSMPGVYHFSLDTLKEEVDEIVSLGIPAVLLFGIPETKDSVGTSGFADDGIVQEATRLIKSWHPDLLVIADTCLCEFTDHGHCGMVHTFERDGHTCGDVLNDESLELLVRTAVSQAKAGADIIAPSNMMDGFVQAIRSGLDEAGFYNVPIMSYSVKYASAFYGPFREAADSAPQFGDRKTYQMDPANVREALREAETDVLEGADMLMVKPAMAYLDVVRLLRDQFDLPIVAYNVSGEYSMIKAAAQQGWISEQAIVMELLTGMKRAGADIIITYFSKDAARWMRS